A genome region from Phosphitispora fastidiosa includes the following:
- the spoVAE gene encoding stage V sporulation protein AE, with translation MDYVKAFVVGGGICVLGQLLMDLTSYRITPAHILVGFVTGGVAVSALGLYQPLIDFAGAGATVPLPGFGHLLAQGAIKGVQENGLLGAFGGGVEASAVGIAAAIIFGYLIAAVFSPRGE, from the coding sequence ATGGATTATGTTAAGGCATTTGTAGTGGGCGGAGGAATTTGTGTGCTTGGCCAGCTATTGATGGACCTAACCAGTTACAGGATTACTCCCGCACATATCCTGGTTGGTTTTGTGACCGGCGGAGTCGCTGTCAGTGCACTTGGGCTGTATCAGCCACTGATAGATTTTGCCGGTGCGGGGGCTACGGTTCCCCTTCCCGGGTTTGGACATCTCCTGGCCCAGGGCGCCATCAAGGGTGTTCAGGAAAACGGGCTCCTGGGGGCTTTTGGCGGAGGGGTTGAGGCTTCAGCAGTAGGTATTGCGGCAGCGATAATTTTCGGATACCTGATAGCGGCAGTTTTCAGTCCCCGCGGAGAGTGA
- the spoVAD gene encoding stage V sporulation protein AD yields MAAKKKTGKQTITLQNPPFFRGNAAVAGPKEGQGPLGRTFDVVLPDTLNGQATWEKAEQKMLAKACELAISKAGLTVDEIDFMMAGDLLNQLISANFTARDLGIPFIGLYGACSTMFEGIALAGMFVEGGFADYVLAAASSHYDTAERQYRYPTEMGVQRPLTSQWTVTGAGAAVIGREGKGPAITHVTIGKVIDLGIKDAADMGSAMAPAAADTIIQHFKDTGRSPSDYDLIVSGDLAAIGRALTEQLVKQAGYDISKNYTDCGILIFDPAQDTHAGGSGCGCSAVVLNGYLMREIMAGKYRRVLGVGTGALLSPISSFQGESIPGIGHAVVIESTASLRK; encoded by the coding sequence ATGGCGGCAAAAAAAAAAACCGGAAAGCAGACCATAACTCTGCAAAACCCGCCCTTTTTCCGGGGAAATGCGGCGGTTGCCGGTCCCAAAGAAGGGCAGGGACCGCTGGGGAGAACCTTTGATGTGGTGCTCCCAGATACCTTAAACGGTCAGGCGACCTGGGAAAAAGCTGAACAAAAAATGCTTGCAAAAGCCTGTGAGCTGGCCATCAGCAAAGCAGGTCTGACAGTAGATGAGATAGATTTTATGATGGCCGGAGACCTGCTTAATCAGCTGATTTCAGCCAACTTTACCGCCAGGGACCTGGGAATACCGTTTATTGGCCTGTATGGGGCTTGTTCCACTATGTTTGAAGGAATTGCACTGGCTGGCATGTTTGTAGAGGGAGGATTTGCCGATTATGTACTGGCAGCTGCTTCCAGCCACTATGACACTGCGGAACGCCAGTATAGATATCCGACCGAGATGGGTGTCCAGAGACCCCTGACTTCACAGTGGACGGTGACCGGAGCCGGTGCGGCAGTTATCGGACGTGAGGGAAAGGGGCCGGCCATAACTCATGTCACTATCGGTAAAGTCATTGACCTGGGTATTAAAGATGCCGCAGATATGGGAAGCGCCATGGCGCCTGCTGCAGCAGATACTATAATCCAACACTTTAAAGACACGGGAAGGAGTCCTTCCGATTACGACCTGATTGTGTCCGGTGATCTGGCTGCGATAGGCAGGGCGCTGACCGAACAATTGGTAAAGCAGGCCGGTTATGATATTTCAAAGAATTATACTGACTGCGGTATACTTATCTTTGATCCGGCACAGGACACTCATGCGGGAGGGAGCGGCTGCGGCTGTTCGGCAGTTGTCCTGAACGGATATTTGATGAGAGAGATCATGGCCGGAAAATACAGAAGAGTACTGGGAGTGGGGACGGGAGCGTTGTTAAGCCCCATCAGCAGTTTTCAGGGTGAGTCTATTCCCGGTATCGGACATGCAGTAGTTATAGAATCAACTGCAAGCTTACGGAAATGA
- a CDS encoding stage V sporulation protein AE, translated as MRRKRVIVVTDGDLAAGRTVQVAARNIGARFISLTTGNPTPISGPQVVELIKQTPADPVVILVDDKGRSGPGCGERILRYVAEHPEIDMIGAVAVASNTAFTEGVKVDESVACDGTIIAGPVNKLGIPEKLGNRYLEGDTVDVINELDIPVVIGTGDTGKMDFADDYHKGAPITTKALMEILNRSERDK; from the coding sequence TTGAGACGGAAAAGAGTGATTGTTGTGACAGACGGAGATCTGGCAGCCGGCAGGACGGTTCAGGTGGCGGCAAGAAATATCGGGGCCCGGTTTATTTCGCTGACTACCGGAAACCCTACCCCTATTTCCGGCCCGCAGGTTGTTGAACTGATCAAGCAAACCCCTGCAGATCCGGTAGTTATCCTGGTCGACGACAAGGGGAGATCCGGACCCGGCTGTGGTGAAAGGATATTGAGATATGTGGCGGAACACCCTGAAATAGATATGATTGGGGCGGTGGCGGTAGCCTCAAATACAGCGTTTACGGAAGGAGTTAAGGTTGATGAATCAGTGGCCTGTGACGGTACCATCATAGCCGGGCCGGTGAACAAACTGGGAATTCCGGAGAAGCTAGGGAATAGATATCTTGAGGGTGATACGGTTGATGTAATCAATGAATTGGACATACCGGTTGTCATTGGAACCGGGGATACCGGTAAAATGGATTTTGCCGATGATTATCACAAGGGAGCTCCGATTACCACAAAGGCGTTAATGGAAATACTTAACAGGAGTGAGCGGGACAAATGA
- the spoVAC gene encoding stage V sporulation protein AC — protein sequence MQKQIYSEMVARTKPKPPLVRNVSGAFFFGGLICTLGQALLNFYLSMGLTGPDAGAAASATLVFLAALLTGLGVYDSIAKYAGAGTIVPITGFANSIVAPALEFKREGMVFGVGQRMFTIAGPVLAYGFISAWMVGLITYLFK from the coding sequence ATGCAGAAACAGATTTACAGCGAGATGGTAGCCCGGACAAAGCCAAAGCCACCATTGGTCAGGAACGTGAGCGGCGCTTTTTTCTTTGGAGGGCTTATCTGTACTCTGGGACAGGCTTTGTTAAATTTCTACCTTTCCATGGGGCTTACCGGGCCGGATGCCGGGGCTGCCGCGTCGGCCACTCTGGTTTTTTTGGCAGCTTTGTTAACCGGCCTGGGAGTATATGATTCCATAGCAAAATATGCGGGTGCCGGAACGATTGTACCAATTACCGGTTTCGCCAACTCAATAGTTGCCCCAGCCCTGGAATTTAAGCGAGAGGGAATGGTTTTTGGAGTGGGCCAGAGGATGTTCACAATCGCCGGACCGGTGCTGGCTTATGGTTTTATCAGCGCATGGATGGTAGGTTTGATAACCTATTTGTTCAAGTAG
- a CDS encoding 4Fe-4S binding protein: MKFSEYRKIGLRKHVQAFFVLLSLYIGWQFLNFYRFLESSGFSGNPVRPPGVEAFIPLSALVGLRSWLGTGFFDNIHPAGVTLLLAALVVSFLFRKSFCSWICPFGFLEEMLSQVGLKLFRKKIRMPRWVDIPLRSIKYILLAFFVGSVFLMMSPEAAASFVNSPYNKMSDIKMLEFFLNITMTGFLVFAFLIIMSIIIENFWCRYLCPYGALMGILGWLSPSRISRNEALCTGCGACDRACPGKLAVSSSKRIISPECTSCLTCIEKCPSAGALKYHIPGIPGSEKPFLQKYSLHIVMLGVYVLLITVAKATGHWETSVTNEDFRMLYSMLDMF; the protein is encoded by the coding sequence ATGAAATTTTCAGAATACCGGAAGATAGGTTTAAGAAAACACGTCCAGGCTTTTTTTGTCCTGCTGTCCCTGTATATTGGATGGCAGTTTCTCAATTTTTACCGCTTCCTGGAATCATCAGGCTTTTCCGGGAACCCGGTCCGCCCTCCCGGAGTTGAGGCCTTTATCCCTTTAAGCGCTCTGGTGGGACTGCGTTCCTGGCTTGGCACCGGCTTTTTTGACAATATCCATCCCGCTGGAGTCACCTTACTGCTGGCAGCGCTTGTTGTTTCCTTCCTGTTTAGAAAATCATTCTGCAGCTGGATTTGTCCCTTTGGCTTTCTTGAAGAAATGTTAAGCCAGGTTGGACTAAAGCTTTTTCGCAAAAAAATAAGGATGCCCCGCTGGGTGGACATCCCTCTGAGAAGTATCAAGTATATTCTGCTGGCATTTTTTGTGGGCAGCGTTTTTCTGATGATGTCACCTGAAGCAGCCGCATCCTTTGTAAACTCACCCTATAACAAAATGTCTGACATTAAAATGCTGGAATTTTTCCTGAACATAACAATGACCGGGTTCCTTGTTTTCGCCTTCCTGATTATTATGTCTATTATTATTGAGAATTTCTGGTGCCGCTACCTTTGTCCATATGGCGCTCTGATGGGCATCCTGGGCTGGCTGAGCCCATCACGAATTTCCCGCAATGAAGCTCTTTGTACAGGGTGTGGAGCCTGTGACCGGGCTTGTCCCGGAAAACTGGCTGTCAGCAGTTCTAAGCGTATTATCAGCCCCGAATGCACTAGCTGCCTGACCTGTATCGAAAAATGCCCCTCAGCCGGCGCCTTGAAATATCATATCCCGGGAATCCCCGGTTCAGAAAAACCCTTTCTGCAAAAATATAGCCTCCACATAGTTATGCTGGGAGTATATGTACTGTTAATTACTGTTGCCAAGGCCACCGGTCATTGGGAGACCTCGGTAACCAATGAAGACTTCCGGATGCTGTACAGTATGCTGGATATGTTTTAG